In the Kribbella sp. NBC_00482 genome, one interval contains:
- the eboE gene encoding metabolite traffic protein EboE codes for MRFCHRDGSTVHLGYCATVHPAAELDELIAGLDTCAGAVRSALGVPVLGVGLWFPHRLADRLANSPAALSKLRRALQRNRLEVVTLNGTPHAQFTDKVVGTKLYCPDWTDPERLRYTFDLIEVLAELLPTDVAYGSISTVPLGWRVPWSRQRNRAAREAIDRVEQHLARTEARTGRTIRIAVETEPGCVLEMIGQATAWLDRYSSPYGGRSRIGLGLDTCHLAVQFEDPAESFELLWRAGVDVVKAQLSLAPTLVDPGDASGRYVLGQLGTPKYLRQVREWGGPGVDDVAQAYELSGHAAWRMHAHLAAHAAPPDPLSATTGVLDECLTRLVGGGHPLTHHLESEVYVWPRATRTQQALAKRIAKELTWLRDRLTALGLDEV; via the coding sequence ATGAGGTTCTGTCATCGGGACGGTTCGACCGTTCATCTGGGGTACTGCGCGACGGTGCATCCGGCCGCGGAGCTCGACGAGCTGATCGCCGGCCTCGACACCTGTGCGGGTGCGGTCCGCTCGGCGCTCGGCGTACCCGTCCTCGGGGTCGGCCTGTGGTTCCCGCACCGGCTCGCCGATCGCCTGGCGAACTCGCCGGCCGCGCTCAGCAAGCTCCGCCGGGCGCTGCAGCGCAACCGGCTCGAAGTCGTCACGCTGAACGGCACGCCGCACGCGCAGTTCACCGACAAGGTCGTCGGCACGAAGCTGTACTGCCCCGACTGGACCGACCCCGAGCGTCTCCGGTACACCTTCGACCTGATCGAGGTGCTGGCCGAATTGCTCCCCACGGACGTCGCGTACGGGTCGATCTCGACCGTGCCGCTCGGCTGGCGGGTGCCGTGGTCGAGGCAGCGGAACCGCGCCGCGCGAGAAGCGATCGACCGCGTCGAACAGCACCTGGCCCGGACCGAGGCCAGGACCGGCCGGACGATCCGGATCGCCGTCGAGACCGAGCCGGGCTGCGTCCTCGAGATGATCGGCCAGGCCACCGCGTGGCTGGACCGCTACTCCAGTCCGTACGGCGGTAGGTCGCGTATTGGACTGGGACTCGACACGTGTCATCTCGCGGTGCAGTTCGAGGACCCGGCCGAGTCGTTCGAGCTGCTGTGGCGAGCGGGCGTTGATGTGGTCAAGGCGCAGCTCTCCCTGGCGCCGACGCTCGTGGATCCAGGGGACGCTTCCGGTCGGTACGTGCTCGGTCAGCTCGGCACACCGAAGTACCTGCGACAGGTACGTGAGTGGGGCGGCCCTGGGGTGGACGACGTGGCACAGGCCTACGAGCTGTCCGGCCACGCCGCCTGGCGGATGCACGCTCACCTGGCTGCGCACGCTGCACCACCAGATCCGTTGAGCGCGACAACCGGCGTACTGGATGAGTGTCTGACCAGACTGGTCGGTGGAGGGCATCCGCTCACGCACCACCTGGAGTCAGAGGTGTACGTGTGGCCGCGTGCGACCAGAACCCAGCAGGCGTTGGCTAAACGGATCGCCAAGGAGCTGACGTGGCTACGTGACCGGCTGACCGCTTTGGGGCTGGACGAGGTCTGA
- a CDS encoding FAD-dependent monooxygenase: MKVLISGASVAGPVLAHWLHRYGFEPTLVERTPAGRHGLGGHAVDLFSSAADVTRRMGCWDAIEAARTQLDAMTIERFGKRPVEVDLSRMYAGISSQHVEILRGELTRILYGATLETAEYMFGDSIASLHDDGTGVDVVFDSGTERRFDLVIGADGLHSNVRRLAFGPEEPLHRPLGGYLAVFSMPDVFGLGSHTLSHFSVDKLVGIYGVHQTGQVRAGFLFRAPELQYDYHDKDEQKALLAKEFRDYGWKVPQLLEHLEQAEDFYFDSIAQITLDTWHRGRIGLVGDAGYCPGPAVGGGTSLAVVAAYILAGELAAARSDLPSGLRNYERIIRPVVELSRRFAPKVMRTIIPASPLALRLIPGAAAALPMLPTAVQRFIWSQNAVGKALSSVPLPDYSDLVQPQSGQPVT, from the coding sequence ATGAAGGTCCTGATCTCGGGTGCGAGCGTGGCCGGCCCGGTCCTCGCCCACTGGTTGCACCGGTACGGCTTCGAGCCGACGCTCGTCGAGCGCACGCCGGCCGGGCGGCACGGACTCGGCGGGCACGCCGTCGACCTGTTCAGCTCGGCCGCCGACGTGACCCGGCGGATGGGCTGCTGGGACGCGATCGAGGCGGCCCGCACCCAGCTCGACGCGATGACCATCGAGCGGTTCGGCAAGCGCCCGGTCGAGGTCGACCTCAGCCGGATGTACGCCGGGATCTCGAGTCAGCACGTGGAGATCCTTCGCGGCGAGCTGACCAGGATCCTGTACGGCGCGACGCTCGAGACCGCGGAGTACATGTTCGGCGACTCGATCGCGAGCCTGCACGACGACGGCACCGGAGTCGACGTGGTTTTCGACTCGGGCACGGAACGCCGCTTCGACCTCGTGATCGGCGCAGATGGCCTGCACTCGAACGTGCGCCGGCTCGCCTTCGGTCCCGAGGAGCCACTGCACCGGCCACTCGGCGGGTACCTCGCGGTGTTCTCGATGCCGGATGTCTTCGGCCTCGGCAGCCACACGCTGTCCCACTTCTCCGTCGACAAGCTGGTCGGCATCTACGGCGTACACCAGACCGGTCAGGTCCGCGCGGGTTTCCTGTTCCGCGCACCTGAGCTGCAGTACGACTACCACGACAAGGACGAGCAGAAAGCCCTGCTGGCCAAGGAGTTCCGGGACTACGGCTGGAAGGTGCCGCAGCTACTGGAGCACCTAGAACAGGCAGAGGACTTCTACTTCGACTCGATCGCGCAGATCACGCTGGACACCTGGCACCGCGGCCGGATCGGACTGGTCGGAGACGCGGGCTACTGCCCCGGCCCCGCCGTCGGTGGCGGTACGAGCCTCGCTGTCGTGGCGGCGTACATCCTCGCCGGTGAGCTGGCTGCTGCACGCAGCGATCTGCCGTCCGGACTGCGCAACTACGAGCGGATCATCCGGCCGGTGGTGGAGCTGAGCCGGCGGTTCGCGCCGAAGGTGATGCGCACGATCATCCCGGCCAGCCCGCTTGCGCTGCGGCTGATACCTGGTGCAGCAGCCGCGTTGCCAATGCTGCCGACAGCGGTCCAGCGCTTCATCTGGTCGCAGAACGCAGTAGGCAAAGCCCTCAGCTCTGTCCCGCTGCCTGACTACTCAGACCTCGTCCAGCCCCAAAGCGGTCAGCCGGTCACGTAG
- a CDS encoding TetR/AcrR family transcriptional regulator, with product MPRQRTGDTRARIQQAALELFAERGMQQTSLRDIADRLGVTKPALYYHFASREDLLNSLVEPMIADFEAYAAAQQAAAPVAARELLGSYFDLAYKHRALIQLAIRDLSVLHELKLADRFIEWRGTLATLLIGTSPSLSDVVRCMVALGGLSDCAVMIDHQPVAELREAAVEAAYDSLGRP from the coding sequence ATGCCGAGACAACGGACCGGCGACACCCGGGCGCGGATCCAGCAGGCCGCGCTCGAGCTGTTCGCCGAGCGCGGGATGCAGCAGACCAGCCTGCGCGACATCGCCGACCGCCTCGGCGTCACCAAGCCGGCGCTGTACTACCACTTCGCGTCCCGCGAGGACCTGCTGAACAGCCTGGTCGAGCCGATGATCGCCGACTTCGAGGCGTACGCCGCGGCGCAACAGGCAGCCGCCCCGGTCGCAGCGCGCGAACTGCTCGGTTCGTACTTCGACCTCGCCTATAAGCACCGCGCGCTGATCCAGCTCGCGATCCGCGACCTCTCGGTGCTGCACGAACTGAAGCTGGCCGACCGCTTCATCGAGTGGCGCGGCACGCTCGCGACCCTCTTGATCGGCACCAGCCCGTCGCTGTCCGACGTGGTCCGCTGCATGGTCGCGCTCGGCGGACTGTCCGACTGCGCGGTGATGATCGATCACCAGCCCGTCGCCGAGCTACGTGAGGCCGCGGTCGAAGCGGCGTACGACAGTTTGGGACGGCCCTGA
- a CDS encoding DUF6703 family protein: MPPQHLDRLPHPLREPGLRTLPHPKPDHDEHGLNHRTWNNGRMSTPSSPLRQRITKVSYPYVAKLHAAPKLTLPAITLFLALVGVFAPVPVGLPALVLLAMLLGWLAFLSWPAVTTGPRFLRIFSILVILLFGVSRLATG; the protein is encoded by the coding sequence CTGCCGCCCCAGCACCTCGACCGCCTCCCGCATCCGCTCCGCGAACCCGGCCTGCGAACTCTCCCCCACCCGAAACCTGATCACGACGAACACGGGCTCAACCATAGGACCTGGAACAATGGGCGCATGAGTACCCCCAGCAGCCCGTTGCGGCAGCGGATCACCAAGGTGAGTTACCCGTACGTCGCGAAGCTGCACGCCGCGCCGAAGCTGACCCTGCCGGCGATCACCCTCTTCCTGGCGTTGGTCGGAGTGTTCGCTCCGGTGCCGGTGGGGCTGCCGGCCCTGGTCCTGCTGGCGATGCTGCTGGGCTGGCTGGCGTTCCTGTCGTGGCCGGCGGTGACCACCGGGCCGCGGTTCCTGCGGATCTTCTCGATCCTCGTCATCCTGCTGTTCGGGGTGTCGCGGCTCGCCACCGGCTGA
- a CDS encoding antibiotic biosynthesis monooxygenase family protein, with the protein MFVVIRFRVGESSQAGFAERMREAVEVLGRQKGFVSARVGRNVDDPELLALTLEFENIGSYRRALSPYEVKLAAVPLLSQALDEPTAYEDFLS; encoded by the coding sequence GTGTTCGTCGTGATCAGGTTTCGGGTGGGGGAGAGTTCGCAGGCCGGGTTCGCGGAGCGGATGCGGGAGGCGGTCGAGGTGCTGGGGCGGCAGAAGGGGTTCGTTTCGGCCCGGGTGGGGCGGAACGTGGACGACCCGGAGTTGCTGGCGCTGACGCTGGAGTTCGAGAACATCGGCAGTTACCGGCGCGCGCTGTCGCCGTACGAGGTGAAACTGGCCGCGGTGCCGTTGTTGTCGCAGGCTCTCGACGAGCCGACGGCGTACGAGGATTTCCTGAGCTGA